The following coding sequences are from one Rutidosis leptorrhynchoides isolate AG116_Rl617_1_P2 chromosome 11, CSIRO_AGI_Rlap_v1, whole genome shotgun sequence window:
- the LOC139876035 gene encoding uncharacterized protein, whose translation MKKQQKLLATRNIVKITNTNLKVHKTHKSFSAKNSTEVLQNAQDAKIISTVHKKKELKKRKAAKMLEKWQLAPITFPFEQNCDMSDKPLVISCKVANTGIRIMKIHVDTGSSIDLIYEQCFRKLPECIKTELKATAISLPGFAGESAWPMGQLSLKIELHDETDIKLTRQAQLDFYVIRSASRYNMLLGRSALRKLGIVPSTIKIGNELDEEIRKKIIHLLVAYMDVFAWCEQDMTEVPREIGKHRLNVNPALKPIVQKRRGMARDRMKWLCGEVTKLVKADFKDINKACPKDNYLLPEIDLKVESLHAYPYKCFLDAAKEYHQIPMAQEDENKTAFHT comes from the exons ATGAAGAAGCAACAAAAGCTTTTAGCCACAAGAAATATTGTGAAGATAACAAATACGAATTTGAAGGTGCATAAAACGCACAAATCTTTTTCGGCCAAAAATTCAACTGAAGTGCTTCAAAACGCgcaagatgcgaaaataataagcacGGTACACAAGAAGAAAGAACTTAAAAAGCGAAAAGCGGCGAAAATGCTTGAAAAATGGCAACTTGCGCCCATAACTTTCCCATTTGAGCAAAACTGCGATATGTCCGATAAGCCGTTAGTCATATCGTGTAAGGTCGCGAATACTGGAATAAGAATTATGAAAATACATGTCGACACTGGCAGCAGCATAGACTTGATATACGAGCAATGCTTTCGCAAATTGCCAGAATGCATTAAAACAGAACTAAAGGCAACCGCGATATCTCTTCCTGGTTTCGCAGGTGAATCTGCATGGCCTATGGGGCAATTATCACTAAAGATTGAGTTGCACGATGAAACAGACATAAAATTGACAAGACAAGCACAACTAGACTTTTATGTTATACGATCAGCTTCGCGTTATAACATGTTGTTGGGAAGATCCGCATTGCGTAAACTTGGCATAGTACCGTCTACAATAAAAATTGGCAATGAATTGGAtgaagaaataagaaagaagattatacacTTACTCGTCGCATATATGGATGTGTTTGCTTGGTGTGAACAAGATATGACTGAGGTTCCGCGTGAAATTGGGAAACATAGATTAAATGTCAATCCTGCGCTAAAGCCCATCGTGCAAAAACGCAGAGGAATGGCTCGTGATCGCATGAAATGGTTATGTGGGGAAGTTACCAAGTTAGTCAAGGCAG ATTTTAAAGACATAAACAAAGCTTGTCCAAAGGACAACTATCTGCTACCTGAAATAGATCTAAAAGTGGAATCTCTGCACGCTTACCCTTACAAGTGTTTTTTAGACGCCGCAAAGGAgtatcatcaaatcccaatggcgCAAGAAGATGAGAACAAAACCGCTTTCCATACTTGA
- the LOC139876036 gene encoding receptor-like protein kinase HERK 1 — translation MGFKVSWEFDLGSNETVKSPKGRRLMLPQLIEPNGIGNRTRKVKKVQHLRIALEAIKLATSNFSKGLTYSFDSYSLYEVELECIDREYLFGSNTENKDQLPKRIYNVLIKHIKDEERMFETEIEIRSTCRHRNIDSSFLGFCDEGLGMFLVFEIVPDLQIMSMLGRHIFTWEKRLKVCLDIAQGLYYLHSRIKDQKKVIHRDLRSYNIYLVEKSNHLEADSWEASITGFQHAVLLTQNQHDDTLILDDTQKMTFYTDPEYAKSGDRAMVTKGNNKE, via the exons atgggtttcaaAGTCAGTTGGGAATTCGATTTAGGCTCTAATGAGACAGTCAAATCGCCAAAAGGACGACGCTTGATGTTGCCTCAATTAATAGAGCCGAATGGCATTGGGAACAGAACTCGAAAg GTAAAGAAGGTACAGCACCTAAGGATTGCACTTGAAGCCATAAAGTTGGCCACCTCTAACTTTTCCAAAGGCCTAACGTATTCTTTTGATTCTTATTCTTTATACGAAGTCGAACTTGAATGTATCGATAGAGAATACCTTTTCGGTTCAAACACAGAAAATAAAGATCAACTACCTAAGAGAATCTACAATGTACTTATAAAACATATAAAGGATGAAGAACGTATGTTTGAAACAGAAATAGAAATTCGCAGTACTTGTAGGCATCGAAACATAGACTCATCTTTTCTTGGATTTTGTGATGAAGGACTTGGTATGTTTCTTGTGTTCGAGATTGTCCCAGATTTACAAATTATGTCAATGTTAGGTAGACATATATTTACATGGGAAAAACGTTTGAAAGTCTGCCTTGATATAGCTCAAGGATTATATTACCTTCATagtaggataaaagaccaaaagaAGGTAATACACCGTGATTTAAGATCTTACAATATTTATTTGGTGGAAAAAAGTAATCATTTGGAAGCTGATAGTTGGGAGGCGAGTATTACTGGATTTCAACATGCTGTATTACTGACTCAAAATCAACATGATGACACTCTCATACTCGATGATACTCAAAAAATGACATTTTACACGGATCCAGAATATGCTAAGAGTG GTGATAGGGCGATGGTTACAAAAGGGAACAATAAAGAATAA
- the LOC139876037 gene encoding receptor-like protein kinase HERK 1, translated as MICIDVASGLDFLHGGVEGQEVVIHRDIKTPNILLFDDWKAKLGDFGLSLISNIDNDSRYTIDRACGTKGYVDPLYLKSGLLTKESDIYSFGVVLFEILCGRATYKIPNLEGLSLLSFMRQNLEKGNQDEIVFKSIREDIVPKSLTTFVDIVYKCLDDDIAKRPTSKEVLTQLEKALQFQDEEEDIKPLTEDYKKKLEISKTTAV; from the exons ATGATATGTATCGATGTTGCATCGGGGCTGGATTTCCTTCATGGTGGCGTTGAAGGACAAGAGGTGGTGATACATAGAGACATCAAAACTCCTAACATTTTATTGTTCGACGACTGGAAGGCAAAACTCGGTGATTTTGGACTTTCCTTGATTAGTAATATAGACAATGATTCACGGTATACTATTGATCGTGCTTGTGGCACAAAGGGTTACGTAGACCCCTTGTACTTAAAATCAGGTCTCTTAACCAAAGAATCCGATATCTATTCTTTTGGTGTGGTTTTATTTGAGATTTTGTGCGGGAGAGCAACATATAAAATCCCTAATCTTGAGGGTCTATCTCTACTTAGTTTCATGAGACAAAATCTTGAAAAAGGAAACCAAGATGAGATTGTGTTTAAATCTATAAGGGAAGATATTGTTCCGAAATCATTGACTACATTTGTAGACATAGTTTACAAGTGCTTAGATGATGATATAGCAAAACGACCAACATCAAAAGAAGTTCTGACACAACTTGAGAAGGCTTTGCAGTTTCAA GATGAAGAAGAGGACATAAAACCCCTGACTGAAGACTACAAGAAAAAACTCGAGATTTCGAAGACCACCGCAGTCTAA